The following coding sequences are from one Daphnia pulex isolate KAP4 chromosome 11, ASM2113471v1 window:
- the LOC124207967 gene encoding uncharacterized protein LOC124207967 isoform X2 gives MVAPNRRNGGAQFLLLLAAVISLALASPAPSLQNLKKQREKAKNRLFSTTTTTPAPSSNELTCEEKFKNAEKFTFNETALHGDIRKLMNTYYDWGALLAPAPVAISVLGKLILMSNKRLDFPIDVNLPTGGFKHIKYPKSFRTTLLQISHSGYLAFLKAHTNMDKIRMYNSNVPSHIKDATRYLMSKQELYIVNLLPISLGRIKEAADQSKKLSQEVVEEFKDVVGLIQETILAVSDTKSDKEVKLKGVELDIQLKHITPSMIGK, from the exons ATGGTTGCACCAAATCGTCGCAACGGTGGGGCCCAATTCCTTCTACTTTTAGCAGCCGTTATCAGCCTCGCTTTGGCATCCCCTGCACCATCGCTAC aaaatttgaagaaacaacGAGAGAAAGCAAAGAACAGGCTGTTTTCAACTACTACCACTACACCAGCTCCTTCTTCTAATGAAT TAACATGCGaggaaaagtttaaaaacgCAGAAAAATTCACTTTCAACGAGACAGCATTGCACGGCGACATCAGGAAACTGATGAACACTTATTACGATTGGGGGGCTCTGTTGGCTCCGGCTCCAGTAGCTATAAGCGTGTTGGGGAAGCTCATCCTAATGTCTAACAAGAGATTGGATTTTCCCATCGATGTCAATTTACCAACCGGCGGTTTCAAGCACATCAAGTACCCCAAGAGTTTCCGAACCACTTTACTTCAAATCAGCCATAGTGGTTACCTGGCCTTCCTAAAAGCTCACACCAACATGGACAAGATCCGAATGTACAATTCAAACGTGCCCAGCCACATCAAGGACGCCACCCGCTACCTGATGTCCAAACAAGAGCTTTACATCGTCAACTTACTGCCTATATCGCTGGGACGCATTAAAGAAGCAGCCGACCAGAGTAAAAAGCTTTCACAAGAAGTGGTAGAGGAATTTAAAGACGTTGTGGGGTTGATTCAAGAGACCATTCTAGCCGTGTCAGACACCAAGAGCGATAAGGAGGTCAAGTTGAAAGGAGTTGAGCTCGACATCCAACTCAAGCACATTACACCTTCTATGATCGGCAAGTAA
- the LOC124207966 gene encoding uncharacterized protein LOC124207966 — translation MAAQYPNTVRPGIYVQLLVCLTFFGWTTAVPSFGLYELKRLRDGQTPAWNLTADLENSPVMTPSINLSCEERYHSSEKFAFDETNLYDEIRTLMKTYYNWGELLAPAPIAISVLGQLILMSNKRMDFPIDVNLPTGGFKHIKYPKSFRTTLLQISHSGYLAFLKAHTNMDKIRMYNSNVPSHIKDATRYLMSKQELYIVNLLPISLGRIKEAADQSKELSQEVVAEFTTVMNLIEETINAVADTKDKKKITLKRVETDLKMTEIVKQYSDDEADLLKQKEKQLAKMLGNFERRQQDIYVETSNGDECLNLNLSREREKGGHEKHPDIFFRAGNWKYTFQENSINRDPCYEENSQQLLDLLIQMAQFRDVYETWQGSSDYQQFNFTGNVESLNNTYNSFQPCTSVKVILAKLAELIKKLKNTNFDAKRKLEMMCPGTEEMDDLAFLVNHLRAEKIKEVAVEKSTMMENVKLADTWTKVYENQFEMLEEMIQTTKRMLSLNAQRTDIRRQKTMQILSSIKSLNLNRVTYQEAIQALKEALIELGQLKENWSKLIRFFSNIAKFIDDAAKESFAFIDAVHSLSEDISGLDVTVLVEELLGHIGKANEAAFLVHEIANMYVTVSEKYILDSISNLDTMISIDVNKVGLVGIKRQQNKLSEDGRIAYEGILQMIKDDEDSIENKILKRHDEITREFGWITNCKSPEDNEL, via the exons ATGGCTGCGCAATATCCTAATACGGTCAGACCGGGAATTTATGTCCAGTTGCTtgtttgtttaactttttttggttggaCAACAGCAGTGCCATCATTTGGGCTAT atgAACTAAAAAGACTCCGCGATGGGCAGACACCGGCTTGGAATCTAACTGCGGATTTAGAAAATAGCCCAGTGATGACACCGTCAATAAACC TTTCATGTGAAGAACGATACCATTCTTCGGAGAAGTTCGCTTTTGACGAGACCAATCTTTACGACGAAATAAGAACACTAATGAAAACGTACTACAATTGGGGTGAACTTCTAGCTCCCGCTCCCATTGCCATCAGTGTTCTAGGCCAACTCATCCTCATGTCTAACAAGAGAATGGATTTTCCCATCGATGTCAATTTACCAACCGGCGGTTTCAAGCACATCAAGTACCCCAAGAGTTTCCGAACCACTTTACTTCAAATCAGCCATAGTGGTTACCTGGCCTTCCTAAAAGCTCACACCAACATGGACAAGATCCGAATGTACAATTCAAACGTGCCCAGCCACATCAAGGACGCCACCCGCTACCTGATGTCCAAACAAGAGCTTTACATCGTCAACTTACTGCCCATATCGCTGGGACGCATTAAAGAAGCGGCCGACCAGAGTAAAGAGCTTTCGCAAGAAGTGGTTGCCGAATTCACCACGGTAATGAATCTGATTGAGGAGACTATCAATGCAGTGGCCGATAccaaagataaaaagaagatcACGTTGAAGAGGGTTGAAACGGATCTGAAGATGACCGAGATAGTCAAACAATATTCAGATGACGAAGCGGatttgctgaaacagaaagaaaaacaattggcCAAAATGTTGGGCAACTTTGAGAGACGTCAGCAAGACATTTACGTCGAAACGTCTAACGGGGACGAATGTCTTAATCTCAACCTGAGCAGGGAGCGAGAAAAAGGAGGTCACGAAAAACACCCGGACATCTTTTTTCGTGCCGGCAACTGGAAGTACACTTTTCAAGAAAACAGCATCAACAGAGATCCTTGTTATGAAGAGAACAGTCAACAGCTGCTTGACCTGCTCATTCAAATGGCCCAATTTAGAGATGTGTACGAGACTTGGCAAGGATCTTCCGACTACCAGCAATTCAATTTTACCGGAAATGTTGAGTCGCTAAACAACACATACAACAGCTTCCAGCCTTGTACGAGTGTAAAAGTCATTCTCGCCAAATTAGCGGAATTaatcaagaaattgaaaaacaccAATTTTGACGCCAAGCGGAAACTGGAAATGATGTGTCCGGGGACAGAAGAAATGGACGATTTGGCTTTTCTCGTGAACCACCTGCGTgcggaaaaaatcaaagaagttGCCGTGGAAAAATCGACCATGATGGAAAACGTTAAGTTGGCTGACACTTGGACCAAGGTGTACGAGAACCAATTTGAAATGCTGGAGGAAATGATTCAAACAACCAAACGTATGCTGAGCCTCAACGCGCAGAGGACGGACATTCGACGACAAAAGACGATGCAAATATTAAGCTCTATTAAGAGTCTGAATTTAAACAGAGTCACATATCAAGAGGCTATCCAAGCTCTGAAAGAAGCCCTAATCGAGCTGGgacagttgaaagaaaattggagTAAACTGATTCGATTCTTTTCTAATATCGCCAAATTCATCGACGACGCCGCCAAAGAGAGTTTCGCGTTTATTGATGCCGTCCATTCGTTAAGTGAGGATATTTCCGGCTTGGATGTTACCGTCTTAGTTGAGGAACTGCTGGGTCACATTGGAAAAGCCAACGAAGCGGCCTTCCTCGTCCACGAGATCGCCAACATGTACGTGACCGTTTCAGAAAAATACATCCTAGACAGCATTTCTAATTTGGACACCATGATCAGCATTGACGTCAACAAGGTTGGACTAGTTGGAATCAAGAGGCAGCAAAACAAACTGTCGGAAGACGGTCGAATAGCTTATGAAGGGATCCTGCAAATGATTAAGGACGACGAGGATtcgattgaaaataaaatactaaagCGGCATGATGAAATCACGAGAGAATTCGGATGGATAACCAACTGCAAATCTCCCGAAGACAACGAACTTTAA
- the LOC124207963 gene encoding uncharacterized protein LOC124207963: MHSETHDIPFLPAHLKAGGNRPALWNRIKHMSAIAPRTVTSKMQSLAAKIGILVVLVGSLECVAVAPPNPLQEMVLEIRPSFGEGLQHLENLFDLFHLTLTGTEFEMEAPSNKEEIQLAIRQTHDFFSETEKITAKHQRLYDEKFLSLTHNISVLEININQQENELTQLKREEGKKQVESAKLVVKNIFSFRKGINREILAKILAIKATVKEIVDRHNSMAASISSLKSNLISSRSELSRLRDESSLIGSLGSKIRSITTFLTVLHGKVNVMSNTQQWRYEFEPLLLSIDDLIKFLQSREDLMTSLANKQIVDKIRDKYF; this comes from the exons ATGCACAGCGAAACGCACGATATTCCGTTTCTGCCAGCACATCTTAAAGCCGGGGGAAATCGGCCGGCCCTGTGGAACCGCATTAAACACATGTCCGCGATAGCGCCTAGAACAGTCACATCTAAAATGCAGAGTCTTGCGGCAAAAATCGGAATCTTGGTCGTGCTAGTAG gtTCATTAGAGTGTGTTGCAGTAGCTCCTCCAAACCCATTGCAAGAAATGGTTCTAGAGATTCGCCCATCTTTCGGTGAAGGATTGCAGCATCtcgaaaatttgtttgacttgTTCCATCTAACTCTGACTGGAACAGAATTTGAAATGGAAGCCCCTAGTAATAAAGAGGAGATACAGTTAGCTATTCGCCAGAcccacgattttttttctgaaaccGAGAAGATCACAGCCAAGCATCAGAGACTCTATGATGAGAAGTTTCTTTCTCTAACTCACAACATCTCTGTCCTTGAAATAAACATAAATCAGCAAGAGAATGAGCTTACCCAGTTGAAACGAGAAGAAGGCAAAAAGCAAGTCGAATCCGCCAAACTAGTcgtgaaaaacattttttcattcagGAAAG GCATTAACAGAGAGATTCTAGCTAAAATTCTAGCAATAAAAGCAACCGTGAAAGAGATTGTTGATCGTCACAATTCGATGGCGGCATCCATATCAAGCTTGAAATCAAATCTGATTTCTTCTCGTTCGGAACTCAGCAGACTGAGAGATGAAAGTTCGTTAATTGGGAGCTTGGGCTCCAAAATCAGATCCATCACTACGTTTTTGACTGTGCTTCATGGAAAAGTGAACGTCATGTCCAACACACAGCAGTGGCGGTATGAGTTTGAACCCTTGCTTCTATCCATTGATGATTTGATCAAATTTCTCCAAAGTCGTGAGGATCTGATGACGTCACTGGCGAACAAACAAATCGTGGATAAAATTAGAGATAAATacttttaa
- the LOC124207967 gene encoding uncharacterized protein LOC124207967 isoform X1 has protein sequence MVRCDSVVELMDKGGRLVNMLQSAKFELLQKNSTRPGAEEMDDLIRIIHHVRVSAKVQEKSVVNSTNFRGESLVDMWEFSFKHQLQMLQSMINTTTDILNVNHRQMKLQRKKNEEIIGRIKQLDLAKISHKEAIEALNDGLEVLGLLQRDWLKLIEFYEKMSRFISKATEEIEALVEVVRVMSKDVSNLDDDEMFGNLLEAVEKSNQAAFLIHGVSEMYVNVSQNFIMDRVANLDNMMNINVNNVGLSKVLEEQRLLKESAQTAYDGIIQYIKDGEDILKNKLLERRNQIMDEYHWMMDCAESVDREFSITNRGDPVNQ, from the coding sequence ATGGTTCGATGTGATTCTGTCGTGGAGCTGATGGACAAAGGAGGAAGATTGGTCAATATGTTGCAAAGCGCCAAGTTTGAATTATTGCAGAAGAATAGCACGCGCCCGGGAGCTGAAGAGATGGACGATTTGATCCGCATAATCCATCACGTTCGGGTCTCTGCTAAAGTACAAGAGAAAAGTGTGgtcaattcaacaaatttcCGCGGCGAAAGTTTGGTGGATATGTGGGAGTTTTCTTTCAAGCATCAACTTCAAATGTTGCAGAGCATGATCAATACCACCACCGACATTTTGAATGTCAATCACAGGCAAATGAAATTACAGCGGAAGAAAAACGAGGAGATCATCGGAAGAATCAAACAGCTGGACCTAGCCAAAATCAGCCACAAAGAGGCGATTGAAGCGCTGAATGACGGACTGGAAGTGTTGGGACTATTGCAGCGAGACTGGCTGAAGTTAATCGAATTTTATGAGAAAATGTCGCGCTTTATAAGCAAAGCCACCGAAGAAATCGAAGCTCTCGTTGAGGTGGTCAGAGTAATGAGTAAAGATGTGTCAAATTTGGATGACGACGAAATGTTTGGAAATTTACTGGAAGCTGTTGAAAAATCTAATCAAGCCGCGTTCCTCATCCACGGAGTATCTGAAATGTATGTCAATGTATCGCAAAACTTTATAATGGATCGTGTTGCCAATCTGGATAACATGATGAACATCAACGTCAATAATGTCGGGCTATCTAAGGTTCTTGAAGAGCAGAGATTACTGAAGGAAAGCGCCCAGACTGCTTACGATGGCATCATCCAGTACATCAAAGATGGagaagatattttaaaaaataagctgCTGGAGCGCCGCAATCAAATCATGGACGAGTATCATTGGATGATGGACTGCGCGGAATCGGTGGATCGTGAATTTAGCATTACCAACAGAGGTGATCCTGTAAACCAATAA
- the LOC124207962 gene encoding uncharacterized protein LOC124207962 isoform X1: MASFNRQSCHVAILFLLLSSAIGSPSGDLKTLRSQYLARRVESGTEANITSTTTLANPVEITTTETAYQTETSTLAYPTTTIQPSPDNPMSEMPQESQKSRNGEQQKQLNNIYRSGNKTNLPYQQDVSHTHRPGSKGNAPRESPPHGPNWATSTPTPVTAEADAEQSIGSEGNEIFRAEDLLTPLPRIAYFLTRLMSMSMQNLDSAFRGTVRNPSPVVQYTHSFRTTLLQISQKLNNAFLVSLTNADQIKMHSLFVPSKVKEVAGYLEKFKNSSRIIEFIYLPLKNLKETSDQTLNLSSQIASEFGELVYLVDELTKFHTSSKSDKEQQLKTTSAEIQSRYVRKKKIEEEIVFIRHEIENWRRKKQRDEAEFNNTMDALKDLHSEKTNCDWAYNWRTVRWDIWYCSEPDPYRIQQANQSTGIAKSKLENTMKFLHAKEEEARKKREEENQLLITAESLRHEMHQLNEDLQLLGNTSDPLNRLRKNNLKKLDVSWNKFVAIFRDIQSGAKKNLEIVEEANRTSTHWSHQHSEKISLNLNKTKEDLLLVKTVIEIYLEGSRENIGELFAEVEQMMTKRENPGELERSLQDKCKKVIEEIKTLAERNKGPIKTQTPKQFPKGKDSRPEKYV, encoded by the exons ATGGCATCATTTAATCGACAAAGTTGTCATgttgcaattttatttcttcttctatcttccGCCATCGGATCTCCttctg GGGATCTTAAAACGTTGAGGTCTCAATATTTAGCTCGAAGGGTAGAATCAGGTACCGAAGCAAATATAACATCAACTACAACTCTAGCTAATCCAGTGGAAATAACAA caacTGAAACTGCATATCAGACCGAGACTTCAACTTTGGCCTaccctactactactatccAACCTTCGCCTGATAATCCAATGTCAGAGATGCCACAAGAATCGCAGAAATCTCGAAATGGAGAACAGCAAAAACAGTTGAATAATATTTATCGTTCTGGGAACAAGACAAATTTGCCGTACCAACAAGACGTGTCCCACACACATAGACCGGGAAGCAAGGGAAACGCTCCAAGAGAATCGCCGCCACACGGGCCTAATTGGGCAACATCCACTCCAACCCCAGTGACTGCTGAAG cagACGCAGAACAATCTATCGGGTCTGAAGGGAACGAAATCTTTCGTGCTGAAGACTTGCTTACGCCACTTCCTCGCATCGCGTATTTTCTTACGCGATTGATGAGTATGTCCATGCAAAATCTTGACTCAGCTTTCCGGGGAACTGTAAGAAATCCGTCTCCAGTTGTTCAGTATACCCACAGCTTCCGCACCACTCTGTTGCAGATTAGTCAAAAGCTTAACAACGCTTTCTTAGTCTCCCTTACCAATGCAGACCAGATTAAAATGCACAGTCTCTTTGTGCCTAGCAAAGTAAAAGAAGTCGCCGGTTATttggagaaattcaaaaattccagCCGAATAATcgaatttatatatttaccgTTGAAGAACTTGAAAGAGACCAGCGACCAAACTTTAAATCTCTCCAGTCAAATAGCCAGCGAGTTTGGAGAATTGGTTTATTTAGTCGATGAGCTTACTAAATTTCACACTTCGTCCAAGTCAGATAAAGAGCAACAGTTGAAGACCACCTCCGCTGAGATACAGTCGAGATACgtcaggaagaagaaaatcgaggaggaaattgttttcattagACATGAGATCGAGAActggagaaggaaaaaacaaagggatgAGGCAGAATTTAATAATACTATGGATGCCTTAAAAGATTTGCATTCTGAAAAAACTAATTGCGATTGGGCATATAACTGGAGAACTGTGAGATGGGACATTTGGTACTGTTCCGAACCTGATCCTTACCGAATTCAGCAGGCCAATCAGTCAACAGGAATAGCTAAATCAAAACTAGAAAACACGATGAAATTCCTTCatgccaaagaagaagaagcccggaaaaaaagagaagaagaaaatcagttACTGATCACAGCCGAAAGCTTGAGACACGAAATGCACCAACTTAATGAAGACTTGCAACTGCTTGGGAACACTAGCGACCCGCTTAATCGGCtgaggaaaaataatttaaaaaaactggacGTCAGTTGGAACAAATTTGTCGCCATTTTTAGAGACATTCAATCTGGTGCCAAGAAGAACCTCGAAATTGTTGAAGAAGCAAATCGTACGTCTACCCATTGGAGCCACCAACATTCCGAAAAAATCTCGCTCAACTTGAATAAGACAAAGGAAGACTTGCTTTTGGTTAAAACCGTTATCGAGATCTACCTGGAGGGATCCAGGGAAAATATTGGAGAATTGTTTGCAGAAGTGGAGCAGATGATGACGAAAAGAGAGAACCCAGGAGAACTAGAGCGTAGTCTTCAAGACAAATGTAAGAAGgtaattgaagaaattaaaacattaGCAGAAAGGAATAAGGGACCAATAAAAACCCAAACCCCGAAACAATTTCCAAAAGGTAAAGATAGTCGCCCTGAGAAATATGTTTAA
- the LOC124207962 gene encoding uncharacterized protein LOC124207962 isoform X2: MASFNRQSCHVAILFLLLSSAIGSPSGDLKTLRSQYLARRVESGTEANITSTTTLANPVEITTTETAYQTETSTLAYPTTTIQPSPDNPMSEMPQESQKSRNGEQQKQLNNIYRSGNKTNLPYQQDVSHTHRPGSKGNAPRESPPHGPNWATSTPTPVTAEDAEQSIGSEGNEIFRAEDLLTPLPRIAYFLTRLMSMSMQNLDSAFRGTVRNPSPVVQYTHSFRTTLLQISQKLNNAFLVSLTNADQIKMHSLFVPSKVKEVAGYLEKFKNSSRIIEFIYLPLKNLKETSDQTLNLSSQIASEFGELVYLVDELTKFHTSSKSDKEQQLKTTSAEIQSRYVRKKKIEEEIVFIRHEIENWRRKKQRDEAEFNNTMDALKDLHSEKTNCDWAYNWRTVRWDIWYCSEPDPYRIQQANQSTGIAKSKLENTMKFLHAKEEEARKKREEENQLLITAESLRHEMHQLNEDLQLLGNTSDPLNRLRKNNLKKLDVSWNKFVAIFRDIQSGAKKNLEIVEEANRTSTHWSHQHSEKISLNLNKTKEDLLLVKTVIEIYLEGSRENIGELFAEVEQMMTKRENPGELERSLQDKCKKVIEEIKTLAERNKGPIKTQTPKQFPKGKDSRPEKYV, from the exons ATGGCATCATTTAATCGACAAAGTTGTCATgttgcaattttatttcttcttctatcttccGCCATCGGATCTCCttctg GGGATCTTAAAACGTTGAGGTCTCAATATTTAGCTCGAAGGGTAGAATCAGGTACCGAAGCAAATATAACATCAACTACAACTCTAGCTAATCCAGTGGAAATAACAA caacTGAAACTGCATATCAGACCGAGACTTCAACTTTGGCCTaccctactactactatccAACCTTCGCCTGATAATCCAATGTCAGAGATGCCACAAGAATCGCAGAAATCTCGAAATGGAGAACAGCAAAAACAGTTGAATAATATTTATCGTTCTGGGAACAAGACAAATTTGCCGTACCAACAAGACGTGTCCCACACACATAGACCGGGAAGCAAGGGAAACGCTCCAAGAGAATCGCCGCCACACGGGCCTAATTGGGCAACATCCACTCCAACCCCAGTGACTGCTGAAG ACGCAGAACAATCTATCGGGTCTGAAGGGAACGAAATCTTTCGTGCTGAAGACTTGCTTACGCCACTTCCTCGCATCGCGTATTTTCTTACGCGATTGATGAGTATGTCCATGCAAAATCTTGACTCAGCTTTCCGGGGAACTGTAAGAAATCCGTCTCCAGTTGTTCAGTATACCCACAGCTTCCGCACCACTCTGTTGCAGATTAGTCAAAAGCTTAACAACGCTTTCTTAGTCTCCCTTACCAATGCAGACCAGATTAAAATGCACAGTCTCTTTGTGCCTAGCAAAGTAAAAGAAGTCGCCGGTTATttggagaaattcaaaaattccagCCGAATAATcgaatttatatatttaccgTTGAAGAACTTGAAAGAGACCAGCGACCAAACTTTAAATCTCTCCAGTCAAATAGCCAGCGAGTTTGGAGAATTGGTTTATTTAGTCGATGAGCTTACTAAATTTCACACTTCGTCCAAGTCAGATAAAGAGCAACAGTTGAAGACCACCTCCGCTGAGATACAGTCGAGATACgtcaggaagaagaaaatcgaggaggaaattgttttcattagACATGAGATCGAGAActggagaaggaaaaaacaaagggatgAGGCAGAATTTAATAATACTATGGATGCCTTAAAAGATTTGCATTCTGAAAAAACTAATTGCGATTGGGCATATAACTGGAGAACTGTGAGATGGGACATTTGGTACTGTTCCGAACCTGATCCTTACCGAATTCAGCAGGCCAATCAGTCAACAGGAATAGCTAAATCAAAACTAGAAAACACGATGAAATTCCTTCatgccaaagaagaagaagcccggaaaaaaagagaagaagaaaatcagttACTGATCACAGCCGAAAGCTTGAGACACGAAATGCACCAACTTAATGAAGACTTGCAACTGCTTGGGAACACTAGCGACCCGCTTAATCGGCtgaggaaaaataatttaaaaaaactggacGTCAGTTGGAACAAATTTGTCGCCATTTTTAGAGACATTCAATCTGGTGCCAAGAAGAACCTCGAAATTGTTGAAGAAGCAAATCGTACGTCTACCCATTGGAGCCACCAACATTCCGAAAAAATCTCGCTCAACTTGAATAAGACAAAGGAAGACTTGCTTTTGGTTAAAACCGTTATCGAGATCTACCTGGAGGGATCCAGGGAAAATATTGGAGAATTGTTTGCAGAAGTGGAGCAGATGATGACGAAAAGAGAGAACCCAGGAGAACTAGAGCGTAGTCTTCAAGACAAATGTAAGAAGgtaattgaagaaattaaaacattaGCAGAAAGGAATAAGGGACCAATAAAAACCCAAACCCCGAAACAATTTCCAAAAGGTAAAGATAGTCGCCCTGAGAAATATGTTTAA